Proteins encoded in a region of the Paucibacter sediminis genome:
- the gshB gene encoding glutathione synthase, whose translation MKILFVADPLESFKTYKDTTFAMMREAARRGHELWACEPADLVWRAGGRVVARAARAITLTGDAHAWFSVVATAELALADTQAVIMRKDPPFDSEYFYATHLLGQAEREGARVFNKPAALRDHPEKLAILEFPQFIAPTLVTRSEAAIRAFHAEQGDVILKPLDGMGGMGIFRVPADGLNLGAIIETLNKGGAETVMVQRYLPAIKEGDKRVLVIGGQVVPFCLARIPQGGEVRGNLAAGGKGVAQPISARDREIAETLGPILAARGLLLVGLDVIGDCLTEINVTSPTCFQEITDQTGFDVPKMFVDALERSL comes from the coding sequence ATGAAGATCCTGTTCGTCGCCGACCCGCTTGAATCCTTCAAGACCTACAAGGACACCACCTTCGCGATGATGCGCGAGGCCGCCAGGCGTGGCCATGAGCTGTGGGCCTGCGAGCCCGCCGACCTGGTCTGGCGCGCCGGTGGCCGGGTGGTGGCGCGCGCGGCGCGTGCCATCACGCTCACCGGCGATGCGCATGCCTGGTTCAGCGTGGTGGCCACCGCCGAGCTGGCGCTGGCCGATACCCAGGCCGTCATCATGCGCAAGGACCCGCCCTTCGACAGCGAGTATTTCTACGCCACCCATCTGCTGGGCCAGGCCGAGCGCGAGGGCGCGCGCGTCTTCAACAAGCCCGCGGCGCTGCGCGACCATCCCGAGAAGCTCGCCATCCTGGAGTTTCCGCAGTTCATCGCGCCCACCCTGGTGACGCGCAGCGAGGCCGCGATCCGCGCCTTCCATGCCGAGCAGGGCGACGTCATCCTGAAGCCCCTGGACGGCATGGGCGGCATGGGCATCTTCCGCGTGCCGGCCGATGGCCTCAACCTCGGCGCCATCATCGAGACCCTCAACAAGGGCGGCGCCGAGACCGTGATGGTGCAGCGCTACCTGCCCGCCATCAAGGAGGGCGACAAGCGCGTGCTGGTGATCGGGGGGCAGGTCGTGCCCTTCTGCCTGGCGCGCATCCCGCAGGGCGGCGAGGTGCGCGGCAACCTGGCGGCGGGCGGCAAGGGCGTGGCCCAGCCGATCAGCGCGCGCGACCGCGAGATCGCCGAAACCCTGGGTCCGATCCTGGCCGCGCGCGGCCTGCTGTTGGTGGGCCTGGACGTGATCGGCGATTGCCTCACCGAGATCAACGTCACCAGCCCCACCTGCTTCCAGGAGATCACCGACCAGACCGGCTTCGACGTGCCGAAGATGTTTGTCGACGCGCTGGAGCGCAGCCTCTGA
- a CDS encoding CBS domain-containing protein: protein MTRMHDLMSSNLVTVELDDSLATVKEIFDSSSFHHLLVVEEGRLFGVVSDRDLLRAISPYVGTMVETTRDLATLNKRVHQVMSRKPLTLRPEDPVGDAIRLFLEHGISCLPIVVEDLKPVGIVTWRDVLRALAPR from the coding sequence ATGACGCGCATGCACGACCTGATGTCCAGCAACCTGGTGACGGTGGAGCTGGACGACAGCCTGGCCACGGTGAAGGAGATCTTCGACAGTTCCAGCTTCCACCATCTGCTGGTGGTGGAGGAAGGGCGCTTGTTCGGCGTGGTCTCCGACCGCGACCTGCTGCGCGCCATCAGCCCCTATGTCGGCACCATGGTGGAGACGACGCGCGACCTCGCCACGCTCAACAAGCGCGTGCACCAGGTGATGAGCCGCAAGCCGCTGACGCTGCGGCCCGAGGACCCCGTCGGCGACGCGATCCGACTGTTCCTGGAGCATGGCATCTCCTGCCTGCCCATCGTGGTGGAGGACCTCAAGCCGGTGGGCATCGTCACCTGGCGCGACGTGCTGCGGGCGCTGGCGCCGCGCTGA
- a CDS encoding class II glutamine amidotransferase, whose translation MCRFLAYLGAPIFLDELVCAPRHSLVRQSLRAEEAKVVTNGDGFGVGWYGEREAPGVYREVMPAWSDENLLALCANVRSRLFFAHVRAATGGGIARQNCHPFHYGRYLFMHNGQIGGYGQLRRRMEARIPDHLYEHRKGATDSELLFLLIIARMEEGLDALRATSQVLGETQAMMQLLHIQQPLRFSAALADGDQLWAFRYATDKRAPTLYVNRSAAGVVVASEPLEGDPQGWELIPQGEMLHFDAAGRRSSEALQAVPA comes from the coding sequence ATGTGTAGATTCCTGGCCTACCTGGGCGCGCCGATCTTCCTGGACGAGTTGGTATGCGCCCCCCGGCATTCGCTGGTGCGACAGTCGCTGCGCGCCGAGGAAGCCAAGGTGGTGACGAATGGCGACGGCTTCGGCGTGGGCTGGTATGGCGAGCGCGAGGCGCCGGGCGTCTACCGCGAGGTGATGCCGGCCTGGTCCGACGAGAACCTGCTGGCGCTGTGCGCCAATGTGCGCTCTCGGCTGTTCTTCGCGCATGTGCGCGCGGCCACCGGCGGCGGCATCGCGCGCCAGAACTGCCACCCCTTCCATTACGGCCGCTATCTCTTCATGCACAACGGCCAGATCGGCGGCTATGGCCAGCTGCGCCGGCGCATGGAGGCGCGCATCCCCGATCACCTCTACGAACATCGCAAGGGCGCGACCGACTCCGAGTTGCTGTTCCTGCTCATCATCGCGCGCATGGAGGAAGGGCTGGACGCGCTGCGCGCCACCAGCCAGGTGCTCGGCGAGACCCAGGCGATGATGCAGCTGCTGCACATCCAGCAGCCGCTGCGCTTCTCGGCCGCGCTGGCCGATGGCGACCAGCTCTGGGCCTTCCGCTATGCCACCGACAAGCGCGCACCCACGCTCTACGTCAACCGCTCGGCGGCCGGCGTGGTGGTGGCCTCGGAGCCACTGGAGGGCGACCCGCAGGGCTGGGAGCTGATCCCGCAGGGAGAGATGCTGCACTTCGACGCCGCGGGCCGGCGCAGCAGCGAGGCGCTGCAGGCGGTGCCGGCCTAG
- the fghA gene encoding S-formylglutathione hydrolase: MAAELLSEHACFGGRQRFLRHASAEIGLPMRYALYLPPRPRALLLYLAGLTCTEETFAIKAGAQRLAAELGLALLTPDTSPRGAQAAGEDAAWDFGVGAGFYLDATQQPWARHWRMESYLMRELLPQVQAELGLGPERSGIFGHSMGGHGALTLALRHPGAFRSLSAFAPICAPMQCPWGHKAFGGYLGAERSAWAAHDASALMAALPAAPYPGGILIDQGLSDQFLAEQLHPDAFEAACAAVGQPLRLRRHAGYDHGYYFIASFVDEHLRHHAAQLLP, from the coding sequence ATGGCGGCCGAGCTGCTCAGCGAGCACGCCTGCTTTGGCGGCCGGCAGCGTTTCCTGCGCCATGCCTCGGCCGAGATCGGCCTGCCGATGCGCTACGCGCTCTACCTGCCACCGCGGCCGCGCGCGCTGCTGCTGTATCTGGCCGGCCTCACCTGCACCGAGGAGACCTTTGCCATCAAGGCCGGGGCCCAGCGCCTGGCGGCCGAGCTGGGCCTGGCCCTCTTGACACCCGACACCAGCCCGCGCGGCGCGCAAGCCGCCGGCGAGGATGCGGCCTGGGACTTCGGCGTCGGCGCCGGCTTCTACCTCGACGCCACCCAGCAGCCTTGGGCCAGGCACTGGCGCATGGAAAGCTATCTGATGCGCGAACTGCTGCCGCAGGTGCAGGCCGAGCTGGGCCTGGGGCCCGAGCGCAGCGGCATCTTCGGCCACTCGATGGGCGGCCATGGCGCGCTCACCCTGGCGCTGCGCCACCCGGGCGCGTTCCGCTCACTTTCAGCGTTCGCGCCGATCTGCGCGCCCATGCAATGCCCCTGGGGGCACAAGGCGTTCGGCGGCTACCTGGGCGCCGAGCGCAGCGCCTGGGCGGCGCACGATGCCAGCGCCCTGATGGCGGCGCTGCCGGCCGCGCCCTATCCGGGCGGCATCCTGATCGACCAGGGCTTGAGCGACCAGTTCCTCGCCGAGCAGCTCCATCCGGACGCTTTCGAGGCCGCCTGCGCCGCGGTGGGTCAGCCGCTGCGCCTGCGCCGCCATGCCGGCTACGACCACGGCTACTACTTCATCGCGAGCTTCGTGGACGAGCATTTGCGCCACCACGCGGCCCAGCTGCTGCCCTGA
- a CDS encoding FUSC family protein: MISRLTAAQLNGLTVALGVALVQALLSAVFGADVGLAAAGGAVCASLTDVPNPPQRVLRRLVPAALLGALVTLAVGLLRESPPLMTALIALTAFVTLMTMAWGPRAGPLSFSGVLALVFAMAWEDPLTRLEALQHAGWVLLGASLYALWARSTAWLLRRRYRDLAIAEAMRACARRLHSRAARIAGEALAEGPSMRASIRDDVALADALQAARDQVFAARPSVQSRRQVDLVLGLIELRDLLLASRLDIPLLGEDAAGLAWRAALAITLRQLADALDGMAAAVGRTGAACPAISAQGWRDELAGRLAAVPAAADDARHHLLAALQSRLGHMLDDVAQMAERLAGPDRAATLTPAQLQQFVSPEGWPLAALKTHWTLQSGVLRHALRGTLALSCAYALGLVLPWAAHPHWLVLSVAVVLRGNLEQTLARRNERIIGTVIGCLLVLALAQVHSHALLALAFIAAVGTAHAYVNVRYRVAATAATLMALLQPLLLAPGSSPAVGERLADTVLGALLAWAFCFVLPAWERRTLGRLALQLCGALARHAANVLRWAPGVHQQQVQQQLAQRLSRQQAYAALAALAAAGQRTRVEPEHVRVPDAHVEALLTHGYRLMALLGAVQTLLNRRAERLDEVEASRALQQTLQACVGTLRLEALAGQDPTPPKLETTEDDWPEHRADVSLTPWLLRRLRLCEREAHWLASAVRQLRADLNADPRA; this comes from the coding sequence ATGATCAGCCGCCTGACGGCCGCCCAGCTCAACGGCCTCACCGTGGCCCTGGGCGTGGCGCTGGTGCAGGCGCTGCTGAGCGCGGTGTTCGGCGCCGACGTGGGCCTGGCGGCGGCCGGCGGCGCGGTCTGCGCCAGCCTCACCGATGTGCCCAACCCGCCCCAGCGGGTGCTGCGGCGCTTGGTCCCCGCGGCCCTGCTGGGGGCGCTGGTGACGCTGGCCGTGGGCCTGCTGCGCGAGTCGCCGCCACTGATGACGGCGCTGATCGCGCTCACCGCCTTCGTCACGCTGATGACGATGGCCTGGGGGCCGCGCGCCGGGCCGCTCTCCTTCTCGGGCGTGCTGGCCCTGGTGTTCGCGATGGCCTGGGAAGACCCGCTGACGCGGCTGGAGGCGCTCCAGCATGCCGGCTGGGTGCTGCTGGGCGCCTCGCTCTATGCCTTGTGGGCGCGCAGCACCGCCTGGCTGCTGCGCCGCCGCTACCGCGATCTGGCGATTGCGGAGGCGATGCGCGCCTGCGCGCGTCGCCTGCATTCGCGCGCCGCCCGCATCGCCGGCGAGGCGTTGGCCGAGGGCCCCAGCATGCGCGCCTCGATCCGCGACGACGTGGCGCTGGCCGATGCCTTGCAGGCCGCGCGCGATCAGGTGTTCGCCGCCCGGCCCTCGGTGCAGAGCCGCCGCCAGGTCGATCTGGTGTTAGGCCTGATCGAGCTGCGCGACCTGCTGCTGGCAAGCCGCCTGGACATCCCGCTGCTGGGCGAGGACGCGGCCGGCCTGGCCTGGCGCGCCGCCCTGGCCATCACCCTGCGCCAGCTGGCCGACGCGCTGGACGGCATGGCCGCCGCGGTGGGGCGAACAGGCGCCGCCTGCCCGGCGATCTCCGCGCAGGGCTGGCGCGACGAGCTGGCCGGGCGCCTGGCCGCCGTGCCCGCCGCAGCCGACGATGCGCGCCACCATCTGCTGGCCGCGCTGCAGTCGCGCCTGGGTCATATGCTGGACGACGTGGCGCAGATGGCCGAGCGCCTGGCCGGGCCCGACCGCGCCGCCACCCTGACGCCCGCGCAGCTGCAGCAGTTCGTCTCGCCCGAGGGCTGGCCGCTGGCGGCGCTGAAGACGCACTGGACCCTGCAGTCCGGCGTGCTGCGCCATGCGCTGCGCGGCACGCTGGCGCTCTCCTGCGCCTATGCGCTGGGCCTGGTGCTGCCCTGGGCGGCGCATCCGCACTGGCTGGTGCTGAGCGTGGCGGTGGTGCTGCGCGGCAATCTGGAGCAGACCCTCGCGCGCCGCAACGAACGCATCATCGGCACCGTGATCGGCTGCCTGCTGGTGCTGGCGCTGGCCCAGGTGCACAGCCATGCCCTGCTGGCCCTGGCCTTCATCGCCGCGGTGGGCACGGCCCATGCCTACGTGAACGTGCGCTACCGCGTGGCCGCCACGGCCGCCACCCTGATGGCCCTGCTGCAGCCGCTGCTGCTGGCGCCCGGCAGCAGCCCGGCGGTGGGCGAGCGGCTGGCGGACACGGTGCTGGGCGCGCTGCTGGCCTGGGCCTTCTGCTTCGTGTTGCCGGCCTGGGAGCGCCGCACCCTGGGCCGGCTGGCGCTGCAGCTGTGCGGCGCCCTGGCGCGCCATGCCGCCAATGTGCTGCGCTGGGCGCCCGGCGTGCATCAGCAGCAGGTGCAGCAGCAGCTGGCGCAGCGCCTGAGCCGCCAGCAGGCCTATGCCGCGCTGGCGGCGCTGGCCGCGGCCGGCCAGCGCACCCGCGTGGAGCCCGAGCATGTGCGCGTGCCCGATGCGCATGTCGAGGCCCTGCTGACGCATGGCTACCGCCTGATGGCCCTGCTGGGCGCCGTGCAGACCCTGCTGAACCGGCGCGCCGAACGCCTGGACGAGGTCGAGGCCAGCCGGGCGCTGCAGCAGACCCTGCAGGCCTGCGTGGGCACGCTCAGGCTGGAGGCCCTGGCAGGGCAAGACCCGACCCCACCGAAGCTGGAAACCACCGAGGACGATTGGCCCGAGCACCGCGCCGACGTCAGCCTCACCCCCTGGCTGCTGCGCCGCCTGCGCCTGTGCGAGCGCGAGGCGCATTGGCTGGCGAGCGCGGTGCGCCAGCTGCGCGCCGATTTGAACGCTGATCCGCGCGCCTGA
- a CDS encoding S-(hydroxymethyl)glutathione dehydrogenase/class III alcohol dehydrogenase — translation MKTRAAVAWKAGAPLTIETLELDGPREGEVLVEVKATGVCHTDYYTLSGADPEGIFPAVLGHEGAGVVLEVGKGVGWLKPGDHVIPLYTPECRQCKFCLSRKTNLCQAIRSTQGKGLMPDGSARFSLNGQPVFHYMGTSTFSNHIVVPGIALAKIRPDAPFDKVCYIGCGVTTGVGAVLFSAKVEAGANVVVFGLGGIGLNVIQGAKMVGADKIIGVDLNPGREALARQFGMTHFINPKEVANVVDEIVQLTEGGADYSFECIGNTKVMRDALECTHKGWGRSIIIGVAEAGAEISTRPFQLVTGRKWEGSAFGGARGRTDVPKIVDWYMDGKLKIDELITHKLPLERINEAFELMKRGESIRTVVEF, via the coding sequence ATCAAGACCCGTGCTGCGGTGGCCTGGAAGGCCGGCGCCCCATTGACCATCGAGACCCTGGAACTGGACGGCCCGCGCGAGGGCGAGGTGCTGGTGGAAGTGAAGGCCACCGGGGTCTGCCATACCGATTACTACACGCTCTCGGGTGCCGATCCCGAGGGCATCTTCCCCGCGGTGCTGGGCCACGAGGGCGCGGGCGTGGTGCTGGAGGTGGGCAAGGGCGTCGGCTGGCTCAAGCCCGGCGACCATGTGATCCCGCTCTACACGCCCGAGTGCCGGCAGTGCAAGTTCTGCCTCTCGCGCAAGACCAATCTCTGCCAGGCGATCCGCAGCACCCAGGGCAAGGGCCTGATGCCGGATGGCAGCGCGCGCTTCTCGCTGAACGGCCAGCCGGTGTTCCACTACATGGGCACCTCCACCTTCTCCAACCACATCGTCGTGCCCGGCATCGCGCTGGCCAAGATCCGCCCGGATGCGCCCTTCGACAAGGTCTGCTACATCGGTTGTGGCGTCACCACCGGCGTGGGTGCGGTGCTGTTCAGCGCCAAGGTGGAGGCGGGTGCGAACGTGGTGGTGTTCGGCCTCGGTGGCATCGGCCTGAACGTGATCCAGGGCGCCAAGATGGTGGGCGCCGACAAGATCATCGGCGTGGACCTGAACCCGGGCCGCGAGGCGCTGGCGCGCCAGTTCGGCATGACCCACTTCATCAACCCCAAGGAGGTGGCGAACGTGGTGGACGAGATCGTGCAGCTCACCGAAGGCGGCGCCGACTACAGCTTCGAATGCATTGGCAACACCAAGGTGATGCGCGATGCGCTCGAGTGCACCCACAAGGGCTGGGGCCGCAGCATCATCATCGGCGTGGCCGAGGCCGGCGCCGAGATCAGCACGCGGCCCTTCCAACTCGTGACCGGCCGCAAGTGGGAGGGTTCGGCCTTCGGCGGCGCGCGCGGCCGCACCGACGTGCCCAAGATCGTCGACTGGTACATGGACGGCAAGCTCAAGATCGACGAGCTCATCACCCACAAGCTGCCGCTGGAACGCATCAACGAGGCCTTCGAGCTGATGAAGCGCGGCGAATCCATCCGCACCGTGGTGGAGTTCTGA
- a CDS encoding benzoate/H(+) symporter BenE family transporter: MKTWLNDLSVPSAVAGFVAVLVGFTSSVAIVFQAAQALGATSSQITSWMWALGLGMGITSLGLSLWTRQPVLTAWSTPGAALLAGTAGISMPEAIGAFMVCGALILLAGLTKAFERVMDRIPVAVASALLAGVLARFGLDAVASVKTAPTLVLVMAAVYLAGRRWWPRYAVPAVLLAGVAVAAGQGRLHMSEVQWAWAQPVWTSPRFSMAALIGVALPLFLVTMASQNLPGVAAQRASGYQTPISPSISTTGLATLLLAPFGGYAFNLAAITAAICMGREAHEDPRRRYTAAAMAGVFYIALGLAGGAVVGLLAAFPRELVAAVAGLALLGTIAGGLAAALKEEKHRDAAILTFLVTLSGVAMLGIGSAFWGVVAGTVSLLVQHFRGK, translated from the coding sequence ATGAAAACCTGGCTCAATGATCTCTCAGTCCCATCGGCCGTGGCGGGGTTTGTGGCGGTGCTGGTGGGCTTCACCAGCTCGGTGGCCATCGTATTCCAGGCGGCCCAGGCCCTGGGTGCTACTTCGTCACAGATCACCTCGTGGATGTGGGCCCTGGGCCTGGGCATGGGCATCACCAGCCTCGGGCTGTCGCTGTGGACGCGCCAGCCGGTGCTGACCGCCTGGTCCACGCCCGGCGCGGCGCTGCTGGCCGGCACCGCCGGCATCAGCATGCCCGAGGCCATCGGCGCCTTCATGGTGTGCGGCGCGCTGATCCTGCTGGCCGGCCTCACCAAGGCCTTCGAGCGCGTGATGGATCGCATCCCGGTGGCGGTGGCCTCGGCGCTGCTGGCCGGCGTGCTGGCGCGCTTCGGCCTGGACGCGGTGGCCAGCGTGAAGACCGCCCCCACGCTGGTGCTGGTGATGGCGGCCGTCTACCTGGCCGGGCGGCGCTGGTGGCCGCGCTATGCGGTGCCCGCCGTGCTGCTGGCCGGCGTGGCGGTGGCGGCGGGGCAGGGGCGTTTGCACATGAGCGAGGTGCAGTGGGCCTGGGCCCAGCCGGTCTGGACCAGCCCGCGCTTCAGCATGGCGGCGCTGATCGGCGTGGCGCTGCCGCTCTTTCTCGTCACCATGGCCTCGCAGAACCTGCCCGGCGTGGCGGCCCAGCGCGCCTCGGGCTACCAGACGCCGATCTCGCCCAGCATCAGCACCACCGGCCTGGCGACCCTGCTGCTGGCCCCCTTTGGCGGCTATGCCTTCAACCTCGCGGCCATCACGGCGGCGATCTGCATGGGGCGCGAGGCGCACGAAGACCCGCGGCGCCGCTACACCGCCGCCGCCATGGCCGGCGTGTTCTACATCGCCCTGGGCCTGGCCGGCGGCGCGGTGGTGGGCCTGCTGGCGGCCTTCCCGCGCGAGCTGGTGGCGGCGGTGGCAGGTCTTGCCCTGCTGGGCACCATCGCCGGGGGCCTGGCCGCGGCGCTGAAGGAGGAAAAGCACCGCGATGCCGCCATCCTGACCTTTCTGGTCACGCTCTCGGGGGTGGCCATGCTGGGCATAGGCTCGGCCTTCTGGGGCGTGGTGGCGGGCACGGTTTCTCTTTTGGTGCAACACTTCCGAGGCAAGTAA